From Granulicella sp. WH15, the proteins below share one genomic window:
- a CDS encoding TolC family protein, giving the protein MSMVSWTATLVLAAASSAFGQTTAVSTPTPLSQLLAEAGANNPQISAANYGARAARQMVPQVNTLPDPKFTYQQLSVGSPKPFAGYTNSDFAYIGVGASQELPYPGKLGLRGAVAERDADTKQAEVEVTKTSIADAVKADYLQLTYLQQTLVILQQNESVLDQLIQDATVHYQVGQGMQQDVLQAQVNRTRIVKEITMHHQQMWQIQAHLKGLLSRDQGSPDIVAEELIATPLQRSSEELLAMVRQNNPQIQVDASSIQRQDAQLASAKREGKPDFEVGYMYQNTDRRYRDYYMFTFDVRFPRKTRVNAEIAEAVERRSESQQTLNAHLQQQLAEVQQEYVKATSDEELLKEYHEGLIPQSDAAYRATLSAYASNREPFIHVLSYFTDLLSLKLEYAQTLVDHEAALARLESLTGATLR; this is encoded by the coding sequence ATGAGTATGGTCTCCTGGACCGCTACGCTCGTGCTGGCTGCTGCATCTTCTGCCTTTGGGCAGACGACGGCGGTGAGCACGCCCACGCCCCTGTCCCAGCTTTTAGCTGAGGCTGGGGCAAACAACCCGCAGATCTCCGCAGCCAACTACGGCGCGCGGGCCGCCCGGCAGATGGTTCCGCAGGTGAATACGCTGCCGGACCCGAAGTTCACCTACCAGCAACTGAGCGTGGGTAGTCCGAAGCCGTTTGCGGGATATACCAATAGCGATTTTGCTTACATCGGCGTCGGAGCGTCGCAGGAGCTGCCCTATCCGGGGAAGCTGGGGCTGCGAGGCGCAGTAGCAGAACGCGATGCCGATACAAAACAAGCTGAGGTAGAGGTAACGAAGACCAGCATCGCCGATGCGGTGAAGGCTGACTATCTTCAACTGACCTACCTGCAACAGACGCTTGTGATCCTACAGCAAAATGAGTCCGTTCTCGACCAGCTCATTCAGGACGCCACGGTCCACTACCAGGTTGGCCAGGGGATGCAGCAGGATGTTCTGCAGGCGCAGGTGAACCGGACCAGGATCGTGAAAGAGATCACCATGCACCATCAGCAGATGTGGCAGATACAGGCTCACCTGAAGGGACTGCTCAGTCGAGACCAGGGATCGCCAGACATTGTTGCGGAAGAGCTGATCGCTACTCCGCTGCAACGGAGTAGCGAAGAACTGCTTGCGATGGTGCGGCAGAACAACCCGCAGATTCAGGTTGATGCAAGCTCCATCCAGAGGCAGGACGCGCAGTTGGCGTCGGCAAAGCGTGAGGGCAAGCCGGATTTTGAAGTTGGCTATATGTACCAGAACACCGACCGTAGATATCGGGACTACTACATGTTCACCTTCGATGTGCGCTTTCCGCGCAAGACGCGGGTGAATGCGGAGATCGCAGAGGCTGTGGAGAGGCGCTCTGAATCGCAACAGACGCTCAATGCGCATCTGCAACAGCAGCTCGCGGAGGTGCAGCAGGAGTATGTCAAAGCGACGAGCGATGAGGAGCTGTTGAAGGAGTATCACGAAGGACTGATTCCGCAATCCGATGCGGCGTACCGGGCAACGTTGAGCGCCTATGCGTCGAACCGTGAACCCTTCATTCATGTGCTCTCGTACTTCACCGACCTGCTGAGTCTGAAGCTCGAATATGCTCAGACTCTCGTGGATCATGAAGCTGCTCTGGCCCGCCTCGAATCCCTGACAGGAGCGACACTGCGATGA
- a CDS encoding efflux RND transporter periplasmic adaptor subunit: MKTPVPEEMQPVASGPAVGVNEPVSSMPDMKMDAPLVPVQLTPERMQSIGVRTGTVEYKQLNDDIRATGTVDINERLLSYVQVRFSGYIRKVFANATYQYVRKGEPLFTIYSPDLVATQQEYLLARQNQEAMRASTVDGVAAGAAALATAAEQRLQQWDIPEAEIAKLKETGRPVVDLTINSPVEGYITERNAMPNMYAEPATKLYTVADLSRVWVDAQVFQNDIGRVRPGDATQITVDSYPGRVFTGRIEEILPQVDMATRTVRVRLAMANPGLKLKPGMFVNVDLKTSLGRQLTVPASSVFQSGTRQLVFLNRGNGRLEPQEITVGPRVGDDFVVLKGLKAHESIVTSASFLIDSESQLQAAAGSFAATSPSTASTTPASAAQTNIDFSSDPNPPQKGNNVFRVKLTDAGGSPTVGAEVTVTFYMASMPAMGMTAMNATTRLVDKGNGAYEGTGSLGSGGTWQVTISVQKSGQVIATKQLHVNATGGM; encoded by the coding sequence ATGAAGACGCCAGTGCCGGAAGAGATGCAGCCTGTGGCCTCTGGTCCGGCTGTCGGTGTGAATGAGCCAGTGTCGTCGATGCCGGATATGAAGATGGATGCTCCGCTTGTTCCCGTCCAACTTACTCCTGAGCGGATGCAGAGCATTGGCGTAAGAACAGGCACGGTCGAGTACAAGCAACTGAACGATGACATACGCGCAACCGGCACAGTCGATATCAATGAGCGTCTTCTCTCCTATGTGCAGGTGCGCTTTTCCGGCTATATCCGCAAAGTATTCGCCAATGCGACCTATCAATATGTGAGAAAAGGCGAACCGCTCTTCACCATCTACAGCCCTGATCTTGTGGCGACGCAGCAAGAGTATCTGCTGGCCCGCCAGAACCAGGAGGCTATGAGAGCAAGCACTGTCGATGGCGTTGCTGCGGGAGCGGCCGCGCTTGCGACTGCGGCGGAGCAGCGTCTACAGCAGTGGGATATACCCGAGGCTGAAATCGCAAAGCTGAAGGAAACCGGAAGGCCGGTTGTCGACCTCACGATCAACTCGCCGGTTGAGGGATATATTACCGAGCGAAACGCGATGCCGAATATGTATGCCGAGCCTGCGACCAAGCTCTACACTGTCGCCGATCTGTCGCGAGTGTGGGTCGATGCCCAGGTATTTCAGAATGACATAGGCCGCGTAAGACCTGGGGATGCTACGCAGATTACCGTCGATTCGTATCCGGGGCGCGTCTTTACGGGCCGGATCGAAGAGATTTTGCCGCAGGTGGATATGGCGACGCGCACGGTTCGTGTGCGGTTGGCGATGGCTAATCCTGGACTCAAACTGAAGCCGGGTATGTTCGTGAACGTCGATCTGAAGACCAGTCTGGGACGTCAACTTACAGTGCCAGCTTCATCGGTCTTTCAATCGGGCACGCGGCAACTGGTGTTCCTCAATCGTGGAAACGGTCGTCTTGAGCCGCAGGAGATCACGGTGGGACCTCGTGTCGGCGATGACTTCGTTGTTCTCAAAGGACTCAAAGCACACGAATCCATCGTGACGTCAGCCAGCTTCCTGATCGACTCCGAAAGCCAGTTGCAGGCTGCGGCGGGTTCCTTCGCAGCGACTTCGCCAAGTACTGCGAGCACCACTCCGGCGTCTGCCGCGCAAACGAACATCGACTTCAGCTCCGATCCCAACCCGCCACAGAAGGGCAACAACGTCTTTCGAGTGAAGCTCACTGATGCAGGTGGAAGTCCTACCGTTGGAGCTGAGGTTACCGTCACGTTTTATATGGCGAGTATGCCTGCGATGGGAATGACGGCCATGAACGCGACCACCAGGCTCGTCGACAAAGGCAATGGCGCGTACGAAGGGACTGGTTCGCTCGGCTCTGGCGGCACATGGCAGGTGACCATCTCTGTCCAGAAAAGCGGTCAAGTGATCGCAACGAAGCAACTGCATGTGAACGCGACAGGAGGCATGTGA
- a CDS encoding CusA/CzcA family heavy metal efflux RND transporter, whose translation MLSRIIDVCAHNRFMVFTGVLLLTLAGIWSLQHVPLDALPDISDVQVIVHTGWEGEPPDVIEDQVTYPIVTSLLAAPHVKAVRAQTMLGDSYVYVVFEDGTDLYWARSRVIEYLQQISGRLPENVHPSIGPDATGAGWVYEYAIVDKSGKHSLADLRSLQDWHLRYALETVPGVAEVASIGGFVRQYQVQLDPSKLLAYGIPLSTVIDKVKMSTNEVGGRVLDLSGADYMIRGLGYLRSLDDLAMVAVGSKNGTPILIRDLGTVSFGPDIREGVAEWNGEGETVGGIIIMRQGMNALNVINGVKQKLREIAPSLPPGVQIMTGYDRSDLINASIRTLQRDLLEEAVIVSLVVIIFLFHFRSALIAIIALPIAVLMSFIPMYWLGVSSNIMSLGGIALAVGVLVDASIVMVENGYRHLSERQEGDASPVSEPERQTILINAAKQVGPALFFSLIIIVVSFMPVFLLEAQEGRMFRPLAWTKTLAVGSSSILAITLVPILMVMLIRGRLRPERSNPISRITQTIYLPILKFCLRHRWLTIVVNLIFLLVTFPLASRLGSQFMPALFEGSTLYMPTALPGISIEQAKVLLQRQGRILRSFPEVSSVFGAVGRSDSATDNAPLDMYDTTLMLKPQEQWPVGMTYEKLIQEMDEKLQFPGLSNTWTSPVENRLDMELTGIKTPLGMKVQGPDVNGIQQLATQIQNVLSGLPQVRSIFSEKVAQGFYINVDVKREEAARYGLTIADVQMAVSSGIGGQNVAENIEGRERYPINVRYQRDFRDSVEKLRGVLIGTPSGAQIPLGQVARIFFTRGPAMIRDEDGALTGYIYLDLKDSDYGGFVAQANKLIHQKLALPANYTFQWSGEYELEMRARQRLQLILPIVFFAIFLLLYLVFHSVAEALVLIFPTIYAMSGGLLLQWLLHYNFSVAVAVGYIALFGIAVETGVVMVVYLHEALEHKLQSGKALTNADVEEAAIEGAVHRLRPKLMTVCAVLASLVPILWESGIGSDVMKPIAAPIVGGMITSTIHVLILVPVFFVMMKERALRRGTLVSKEMGSTSTT comes from the coding sequence ATGCTCTCCAGAATTATTGATGTCTGCGCTCACAATCGCTTCATGGTCTTCACCGGAGTATTGCTGCTCACACTTGCGGGAATCTGGTCGCTGCAACACGTGCCGCTAGACGCACTGCCGGATATATCGGACGTGCAGGTGATCGTTCATACGGGTTGGGAAGGCGAACCGCCCGATGTCATCGAAGACCAGGTGACCTATCCGATCGTCACCAGCCTGCTGGCTGCTCCGCACGTCAAAGCAGTTCGCGCGCAGACTATGCTGGGTGACTCCTACGTCTATGTCGTCTTTGAAGATGGCACGGATCTTTACTGGGCGCGCTCGCGTGTCATCGAATACCTGCAACAGATCAGTGGGCGTCTGCCGGAGAACGTGCATCCTTCGATTGGTCCCGATGCAACTGGGGCGGGGTGGGTGTATGAGTATGCCATCGTAGATAAGAGCGGAAAGCACAGCCTTGCCGACCTGCGCAGCTTGCAGGACTGGCATCTGCGCTATGCGCTCGAGACCGTGCCGGGAGTAGCTGAGGTGGCCAGCATCGGCGGCTTTGTTCGGCAGTATCAGGTGCAGCTCGATCCCAGTAAGCTCCTTGCCTATGGCATACCGCTTTCTACTGTCATCGACAAGGTGAAGATGAGCACGAATGAGGTCGGCGGTCGCGTGCTTGATCTGAGTGGAGCGGATTACATGATCCGTGGGCTCGGCTATCTGCGCTCGCTCGATGACCTCGCCATGGTTGCCGTTGGCAGCAAGAATGGGACGCCTATCTTGATACGCGATCTGGGAACGGTGAGCTTTGGGCCGGATATACGCGAAGGTGTTGCGGAGTGGAATGGAGAGGGGGAGACCGTTGGCGGGATCATCATCATGCGTCAGGGTATGAACGCATTGAACGTCATCAACGGTGTGAAGCAGAAGCTGCGTGAGATAGCGCCGTCACTTCCGCCCGGTGTTCAGATTATGACGGGATATGATCGTTCCGATTTGATCAATGCATCGATAAGAACATTGCAGCGCGATCTACTCGAAGAAGCAGTCATCGTCAGCCTGGTTGTCATTATCTTCCTGTTTCATTTCCGCTCCGCTCTCATCGCGATTATTGCGTTGCCCATCGCAGTGCTGATGTCATTTATTCCGATGTATTGGCTTGGGGTAAGCTCAAACATCATGTCGCTGGGCGGCATCGCTCTGGCAGTAGGGGTGCTCGTCGATGCTTCCATTGTGATGGTCGAAAACGGTTACCGCCATCTATCGGAACGACAGGAAGGCGATGCCAGCCCGGTATCGGAGCCGGAGCGGCAGACGATCCTTATCAACGCGGCCAAGCAGGTTGGTCCGGCTCTTTTCTTTTCATTGATTATCATTGTTGTTTCCTTCATGCCGGTCTTCCTGCTCGAAGCGCAGGAAGGACGAATGTTTCGCCCGCTGGCATGGACCAAGACCCTTGCAGTCGGCTCTTCCTCCATCCTCGCGATCACGCTTGTGCCAATTTTGATGGTGATGTTGATTCGAGGCCGTTTGAGGCCGGAGCGCAGTAACCCAATCTCGCGCATCACGCAAACGATCTATCTGCCGATCTTGAAGTTTTGCCTGCGACATCGATGGCTCACCATCGTGGTCAACCTGATCTTTCTGTTGGTCACATTTCCACTTGCGTCGCGTCTGGGAAGTCAGTTCATGCCCGCTCTCTTTGAAGGTTCAACCCTCTATATGCCGACTGCTCTGCCCGGTATTTCCATTGAGCAGGCGAAGGTTCTCCTGCAGCGGCAGGGCCGTATTCTTCGCAGCTTTCCGGAGGTGTCCAGTGTGTTCGGTGCGGTTGGCAGATCGGACAGTGCAACCGACAATGCGCCGCTGGATATGTACGACACCACGCTCATGCTCAAGCCTCAGGAGCAATGGCCCGTTGGGATGACATACGAAAAATTGATTCAGGAGATGGACGAGAAGCTCCAGTTTCCGGGGCTCTCGAATACCTGGACAAGCCCGGTCGAAAACCGCCTGGATATGGAACTGACCGGCATCAAGACACCGCTGGGGATGAAGGTGCAGGGGCCGGATGTCAATGGCATTCAGCAGCTCGCCACGCAGATTCAGAACGTTCTTTCGGGACTGCCGCAGGTGCGATCCATCTTTTCTGAGAAGGTAGCGCAGGGCTTTTATATCAATGTCGATGTCAAACGTGAGGAGGCTGCTCGCTACGGCCTCACGATTGCTGATGTGCAGATGGCGGTCTCGTCCGGCATCGGGGGACAGAATGTTGCGGAGAACATCGAGGGCCGCGAACGCTATCCCATCAATGTCCGCTACCAGCGAGACTTTCGCGATAGTGTCGAGAAGCTGCGCGGCGTTTTGATCGGTACTCCTTCGGGCGCGCAGATTCCACTGGGGCAGGTTGCACGTATCTTTTTTACACGTGGCCCTGCGATGATTCGGGACGAAGATGGCGCGCTGACGGGATATATCTACCTCGATCTCAAAGACTCCGATTACGGCGGCTTTGTCGCACAGGCAAACAAGCTCATTCACCAGAAACTTGCCTTGCCTGCAAATTACACCTTCCAGTGGTCGGGGGAGTATGAGCTTGAAATGCGCGCGAGGCAGAGATTGCAACTGATTCTTCCGATCGTCTTTTTCGCGATCTTCCTGTTGCTGTATCTCGTGTTCCACTCAGTAGCCGAAGCGCTTGTCCTTATCTTCCCAACCATCTATGCGATGAGCGGAGGGTTGCTTCTGCAATGGTTGCTTCACTACAACTTCAGCGTTGCGGTGGCGGTCGGTTACATTGCGCTCTTTGGAATCGCGGTAGAAACCGGCGTGGTCATGGTGGTTTATCTCCACGAGGCGCTCGAACATAAGCTGCAATCCGGCAAGGCGTTGACGAATGCCGATGTCGAGGAGGCAGCGATTGAAGGCGCTGTCCATCGTTTGCGGCCAAAGCTCATGACAGTCTGCGCTGTGCTTGCCAGTCTGGTTCCGATTCTCTGGGAGTCCGGCATTGGCTCTGATGTGATGAAGCCCATCGCCGCGCCCATCGTTGGGGGAATGATTACTTCCACCATTCATGTCTTGATTCTGGTTCCAGTCTTCTTTGTCATGATGAAGGAACGCGCGCTAAGACGAGGAACCCTTGTCTCAAAGGAGATGGGTTCCACATCGACCACTTGA
- a CDS encoding protein adenylyltransferase SelO, producing MMEVKYPAPGSVHFNFKNSYARLPDGFYARIAPTPVPAPRLIKLNVELAGRLGLDIAELASAEGIAILAGNRVADGSEPLAMAYAGHQFGYFVRQLGDGRANLLGEVIGRDGVRYDIQLKGAGRTPFSRNGDGRAALGPVLREYIVSEAMAALGVPTTRALAVVATGQPVYRETVLPGAILTRVAASHLRVGTFQYFLAQGDVEDIRRLADYAIARHYPEAADAPRRYRALLDGVIARQGKLVAQWMLLGFIHGVMNTDNTSISGETIDYGPCAFMEAYHPGTVFSSIDHQGRYAYSNQPHAMHWNLTRLAESLLPLLVEEEGSEESGLASAHEALEKFGIHFEAARDAGMRRKLGFVLEREEDTLLAEDLLKRMAENGADYTLTFRRLCDAAAGIEGNQGVRTLFADPAAFDAWETVWRQRLMRESVSAEERAAQMRQVSPAFIPRNHLVEAALRAGIERQDFQPFEELLDVLAHPYDDRPGMERYSLPARPEEQISKTFCGT from the coding sequence ATGATGGAAGTAAAGTATCCCGCGCCCGGAAGTGTTCACTTCAATTTCAAAAACAGCTATGCCCGGCTGCCGGATGGGTTTTATGCGCGGATTGCTCCGACCCCCGTTCCTGCTCCACGGCTGATAAAGCTCAACGTGGAACTCGCCGGAAGGCTTGGCCTCGATATTGCTGAACTAGCCAGCGCGGAGGGGATTGCGATCCTGGCTGGCAATCGCGTGGCAGATGGGTCCGAGCCGCTTGCGATGGCGTATGCGGGGCACCAGTTTGGATACTTCGTCCGCCAGCTTGGCGATGGCCGCGCAAACCTTCTCGGTGAAGTCATCGGGAGAGACGGCGTGCGTTATGACATCCAATTGAAAGGTGCTGGCCGCACACCTTTTTCACGCAACGGGGATGGAAGGGCTGCACTAGGTCCGGTCTTGCGGGAGTATATCGTTAGCGAGGCGATGGCCGCGTTGGGAGTGCCGACGACGCGTGCGCTCGCGGTGGTCGCCACGGGGCAGCCGGTGTATCGAGAGACGGTTCTTCCCGGTGCAATCCTGACGAGGGTGGCAGCGAGCCATCTTCGCGTGGGAACCTTTCAGTACTTCCTTGCTCAAGGGGACGTCGAGGATATTCGCAGGCTCGCGGACTATGCCATTGCGAGGCACTATCCAGAGGCTGCAGATGCCCCGCGGCGGTATCGGGCATTGCTGGATGGGGTGATCGCCCGGCAAGGGAAGCTGGTCGCACAGTGGATGCTGCTTGGGTTTATTCACGGAGTTATGAATACCGACAACACTTCGATCTCCGGCGAGACAATCGACTATGGTCCGTGTGCTTTTATGGAGGCGTACCATCCGGGCACGGTGTTCAGCTCGATTGACCACCAAGGACGCTACGCGTACAGCAATCAGCCTCATGCCATGCACTGGAACCTGACGCGTCTGGCGGAATCATTGCTGCCTCTGCTTGTCGAAGAAGAGGGCAGTGAAGAATCCGGGCTGGCATCGGCGCATGAAGCTCTGGAGAAGTTTGGCATACACTTCGAAGCGGCCCGCGACGCGGGGATGCGACGGAAACTTGGATTCGTCCTTGAGCGTGAGGAAGATACTCTGCTGGCCGAGGACCTCCTGAAGCGAATGGCGGAGAACGGGGCTGACTATACGTTGACCTTCCGCAGGCTATGCGATGCCGCCGCGGGCATAGAAGGCAATCAGGGCGTACGAACACTGTTTGCCGATCCTGCGGCCTTCGATGCCTGGGAGACAGTCTGGCGTCAAAGGCTGATGAGGGAATCCGTCTCGGCAGAGGAGCGCGCTGCGCAGATGCGACAGGTGAGTCCGGCCTTCATCCCGCGTAATCACCTTGTGGAAGCAGCATTGCGGGCAGGAATCGAGCGGCAGGACTTCCAGCCTTTTGAAGAACTGCTGGATGTGTTGGCGCACCCATACGACGACAGACCGGGTATGGAACGGTATTCTTTGCCCGCACGTCCCGAGGAACAGATCAGCAAGACATTCTGCGGGACATAA